The following proteins are encoded in a genomic region of Bacillus sp. FJAT-22090:
- a CDS encoding LysE family translocator, which translates to MMIWKGFRFGLFLQIAVGPVCIFIFQTAATSGFFIAEIGVLGVTIVDIFYILAAIFGIGTLLNKYKKLKSIIHYFGATVLIIFGISNIIGFFYSSPIVSMDQSAGNTLWKALLLTLSNPLTILFWAGVFSTKIGEENIKEKDLYSFGFGAVLSAFIFLTIISMLGTYVTILLEPKMIMGLNLLVGIVLLLFGVKNLVKHRRNNVNPGQQV; encoded by the coding sequence ATGATGATTTGGAAAGGATTTCGCTTTGGACTTTTTTTGCAGATAGCTGTCGGTCCTGTGTGTATTTTTATCTTTCAGACGGCTGCTACTTCGGGTTTTTTTATAGCGGAAATAGGTGTATTAGGTGTAACGATTGTGGATATTTTTTATATACTTGCAGCTATTTTTGGGATTGGAACACTACTTAACAAATATAAAAAGCTAAAGAGTATCATTCATTATTTTGGCGCAACTGTGCTCATTATTTTTGGTATAAGTAATATCATTGGTTTTTTTTATAGTTCTCCTATTGTAAGTATGGATCAAAGTGCAGGGAATACTCTTTGGAAAGCACTCCTACTAACTCTTTCAAATCCACTAACTATTTTATTTTGGGCAGGTGTTTTTTCTACGAAAATAGGGGAGGAAAATATAAAGGAAAAGGATTTATATTCTTTTGGTTTTGGAGCGGTATTGTCTGCTTTTATATTTTTAACGATTATCTCCATGTTAGGGACTTATGTAACGATACTATTAGAACCCAAAATGATTATGGGTTTAAACTTATTAGTTGGTATTGTGCTTTTGTTATTCGGGGTGAAAAATCTAGTTAAACATCGCAGAAATAACGTAAATCCAGGTCAACAAGTATGA
- a CDS encoding DUF4181 domain-containing protein has translation MIWISFILILLIVFALISLVKLILRKVFNIDKEKKEFFSNNHINELHRKIDRVIRIAVFIATISATFYMLNEDFSINLLLLIYFFNVVIEYGVSAFFQWKYLDGSKQYILTISEGAILALTLAIVIDFDLLSYV, from the coding sequence ATGATATGGATAAGCTTTATATTAATTTTATTGATAGTTTTTGCTTTAATATCGTTAGTTAAACTAATTTTGAGAAAAGTATTCAATATAGATAAAGAGAAGAAAGAATTCTTTTCTAACAACCATATAAATGAATTGCATAGAAAAATTGATAGGGTTATAAGAATAGCTGTATTTATTGCAACGATCTCGGCAACTTTCTATATGTTAAATGAGGATTTTTCAATAAACCTTTTACTATTGATATACTTTTTCAACGTAGTGATTGAATATGGGGTAAGTGCGTTTTTTCAATGGAAATACTTGGATGGATCTAAACAATATATTCTTACTATTAGCGAAGGTGCCATACTAGCGCTCACATTAGCTATAGTGATAGATTTTGATTTACTAAGTTATGTATAA
- a CDS encoding IclR family transcriptional regulator domain-containing protein, with protein sequence MPIEKLDVFKQSGDYIQSLDRGLQVIQAFSQKNQSLTVSNVAKITGLSRPTARRILLTLEHLGFAESTNGFFSLTARTLTLGHAYLSSNNIWSIAHPFMRDFVNKTGESCSVSILDGTDILYVARVSSKRIMSINIDVGTRLPAYATSMGHVLLAYLPEEKLENYFASNEFTKFTNNTIQHKVQLLEVLKEVRKNNWGGVDQQLEEGLRSIAVPIRNLHGEVIAAVNCSVHAGRISKDVLRDEFLPLLQETSEKISQAMATTNNA encoded by the coding sequence TTGCCTATAGAAAAATTAGATGTTTTTAAACAATCTGGAGACTATATACAATCTTTAGATCGAGGCCTTCAAGTTATACAAGCATTTTCCCAAAAAAACCAATCGCTAACGGTTAGTAATGTAGCCAAAATAACTGGTCTAAGTAGACCTACTGCCCGGAGAATCCTACTAACACTGGAACACCTAGGCTTTGCTGAATCAACAAATGGTTTTTTTTCCTTAACAGCCCGCACGCTTACACTTGGTCATGCGTACCTTTCTTCCAATAACATATGGAGTATCGCACATCCATTCATGAGAGACTTTGTTAATAAAACAGGAGAATCCTGTTCCGTTTCAATTCTCGATGGCACAGATATTTTATATGTAGCTCGTGTTTCTTCAAAAAGAATCATGTCTATTAACATTGATGTAGGAACAAGGCTGCCAGCATACGCAACTTCAATGGGTCATGTTTTACTTGCCTACCTGCCGGAAGAAAAATTGGAGAACTACTTTGCTTCAAATGAATTTACTAAATTCACAAACAATACCATTCAACACAAGGTACAGTTACTAGAAGTTTTAAAAGAAGTTCGTAAAAATAATTGGGGAGGTGTCGATCAACAATTAGAAGAGGGCCTTCGTTCTATTGCAGTCCCAATTCGAAACTTGCACGGTGAAGTGATCGCCGCTGTCAACTGCTCCGTTCACGCTGGCCGCATTTCCAAAGATGTGCTTCGAGATGAATTCTTACCACTACTACAAGAAACGTCGGAAAAAATAAGCCAAGCTATGGCAACTACAAATAACGCTTAA
- a CDS encoding ABC transporter substrate-binding protein encodes MSMKRVWKKGLVSVLALSLLAACSDSAAETTVNGNDMTLDEITEKAKEEGAVNSVGMPDTWANWVETWEELEAEYNLKHTDTDMSSAEELAKFEAEKDDATADIGDVGIAFGPIAKEKDLTLPYKTSYWDEIPDWAKDDEGHWVVGYTGTISFLTDKNNVKNPPKSWDDIKNGDYVVSIGDALTANQAQFAILAAAIAYGGDENNLQPGIDFFAELAKQDRLKGDPTVANLEKGEIDVAILWDFNSLGYRNQIDESRFDVVIPEEGSIVSGYATVINKYSKNPHAAMLTREYILSDAGQENLAKGFARPIRENVELSAEVKDLLLPQEMYENAKPVEDQKAWEETTKQIPQMFQEQVLNHVK; translated from the coding sequence ATGTCTATGAAACGTGTATGGAAGAAAGGTTTAGTTAGCGTATTAGCTTTATCGCTTTTAGCAGCTTGTTCGGATAGTGCAGCGGAAACAACCGTCAATGGGAATGATATGACGTTGGATGAAATCACAGAAAAAGCAAAAGAGGAAGGTGCTGTAAATTCAGTTGGGATGCCAGATACATGGGCGAACTGGGTGGAAACTTGGGAGGAGCTTGAGGCTGAGTATAATTTAAAACATACGGATACAGACATGTCTAGTGCTGAGGAGCTTGCGAAGTTTGAAGCGGAAAAAGATGATGCTACTGCTGATATCGGTGACGTAGGTATTGCGTTTGGACCAATTGCAAAAGAAAAGGACTTGACATTACCGTACAAAACATCTTATTGGGACGAAATTCCTGACTGGGCAAAAGACGATGAAGGCCACTGGGTTGTTGGTTATACAGGAACAATTTCATTTTTAACGGATAAAAATAATGTGAAAAATCCCCCAAAATCATGGGATGATATTAAAAATGGAGATTATGTAGTTAGTATCGGGGATGCGTTAACCGCTAATCAAGCACAGTTTGCTATTTTAGCAGCTGCTATAGCTTACGGTGGAGATGAAAATAATCTTCAACCAGGGATCGATTTCTTTGCAGAGCTTGCCAAACAAGATCGTTTAAAAGGAGATCCAACTGTTGCGAATTTAGAAAAAGGTGAGATTGATGTTGCAATTCTCTGGGACTTTAACTCTTTAGGTTACCGTAATCAAATTGACGAATCTCGCTTTGACGTAGTAATTCCAGAAGAAGGTTCAATTGTTTCCGGCTATGCAACAGTTATTAATAAATACTCGAAAAACCCACATGCTGCTATGTTAACTCGTGAATATATCTTATCGGATGCTGGACAAGAAAATCTTGCAAAAGGTTTTGCACGACCAATACGTGAAAATGTAGAACTTTCTGCAGAAGTAAAAGATTTACTTCTTCCACAAGAAATGTACGAAAATGCGAAGCCAGTAGAAGATCAAAAAGCATGGGAAGAAACGACAAAACAAATTCCACAAATGTTCCAAGAACAGGTGTTAAACCATGTTAAATAA
- a CDS encoding alkaline phosphatase family protein produces MLNNRVVLIVVDALRYDTACTHMGYMQHLVERGAAARYEVCSEVPSLSRPLYETILTGTPPIIHGVTSNRTVRLSNQTSLFHLAKSSGKTTAAAAYYWVSELYNHAPFRHFEDRIQLDTEFPIENGLFYFEDHYPDSHLFTEAAWLINQKKPDFLYIHPMNVDDDGHKFTADSKEYRNRVLAVDALLSVFIPKCLEQGYEVIVTADHGMTSDGNHGGNTIEDRHVPMFVLSKQVRAGLNEGIVSQLQVAPLVCHLLNIKPSEEMVPLLLDGVRMLKEA; encoded by the coding sequence ATGTTAAATAACCGCGTAGTACTCATTGTAGTGGATGCTCTTCGATATGACACGGCTTGTACACATATGGGATACATGCAACATTTGGTCGAGCGAGGTGCTGCAGCACGCTATGAAGTTTGTTCGGAAGTACCTTCTTTATCACGGCCGCTATATGAAACTATTTTAACAGGGACGCCACCCATTATACATGGTGTGACTAGCAATAGGACGGTTCGTTTATCGAATCAAACAAGTTTATTCCACTTAGCAAAAAGCAGCGGTAAAACTACCGCTGCAGCTGCCTACTATTGGGTAAGTGAACTATATAATCACGCACCGTTTCGTCACTTTGAAGACCGAATTCAACTAGATACTGAGTTTCCAATTGAAAACGGCTTATTCTATTTTGAAGATCATTATCCAGATAGTCATTTATTTACTGAAGCTGCTTGGTTAATAAATCAGAAGAAACCTGATTTTCTATATATTCACCCAATGAATGTAGATGATGATGGTCATAAGTTTACTGCTGATTCGAAGGAATATCGTAATCGTGTGTTAGCGGTGGATGCGCTACTTTCTGTATTTATTCCTAAATGTTTGGAACAAGGATATGAAGTAATTGTGACTGCTGATCATGGAATGACAAGTGACGGTAATCATGGCGGCAATACAATAGAAGACCGTCATGTTCCCATGTTTGTTTTATCCAAACAGGTGAGAGCTGGATTAAATGAAGGAATCGTTTCTCAACTACAAGTGGCACCTTTAGTTTGTCATTTACTAAATATTAAACCTTCAGAGGAAATGGTTCCACTTCTCTTAGATGGTGTACGTATGCTAAAAGAGGCCTAG
- a CDS encoding Lrp/AsnC family transcriptional regulator — MDIIDGKILEALKQNGRSTASDISKQVNLSVPAVSERIRKLEEANIIEQYTIKINREKMGFKLLAVIFVNIDHAANIQHFRDAIIQFSEVIECHHMAGEYDYMLKVLIEDTSKLEFFLNEQLKTILGVQKSNTLIVLSTLKEIMNR; from the coding sequence ATGGATATAATCGATGGGAAGATTTTAGAGGCTTTAAAGCAAAATGGACGATCTACTGCATCTGATATTAGTAAGCAAGTAAATCTTTCTGTACCTGCTGTATCAGAAAGAATTAGAAAGCTGGAAGAGGCAAATATTATTGAACAATATACGATTAAAATTAATCGTGAGAAGATGGGGTTTAAATTACTCGCAGTTATTTTTGTGAATATTGACCATGCAGCTAATATTCAACATTTCAGGGATGCGATTATTCAATTCTCCGAGGTGATAGAGTGTCACCATATGGCAGGCGAGTACGATTACATGCTAAAGGTTCTGATTGAAGATACTTCTAAATTAGAGTTTTTTCTAAATGAGCAATTAAAAACCATTCTAGGGGTTCAGAAATCCAATACATTAATTGTCTTATCTACTTTGAAAGAAATAATGAATAGGTGA
- the purU gene encoding formyltetrahydrofolate deformylase, with amino-acid sequence MSLEVKVKGKINKQLDNRGRLLVKCPDKPGIVSVLSTFLHNHDSNIIESSQYSSDPENGTFFIRIEYHCDHLTEKSANMEKDFEEIAATHSMDYEFAYPNERKRSAIFVSKEPHCLMELLWEWQNGDLDTDIVVVISNHEDARPFVEALGIPYHYIPANKDIRKQVEEEQIRLMEEYNVDLLILARYMQILTPDFVRHFENRIINIHHSFLPAFIGAGPYERAFERGVKLIGATSHYVTNNLDEGPIIEQDVERVDHRDDVTDLKKIGRKIERRVLAKAVKWHLENRIIVQDNKTIVFH; translated from the coding sequence ATGTCCTTGGAAGTAAAAGTTAAAGGGAAAATAAATAAACAACTTGATAACAGAGGTCGCTTGTTAGTGAAATGTCCAGATAAGCCAGGTATTGTATCCGTTCTGTCGACATTTTTGCATAATCATGATTCAAATATTATTGAATCAAGTCAATACTCCAGTGACCCAGAAAATGGCACATTTTTTATTCGTATCGAGTATCACTGCGATCATTTAACTGAAAAGTCTGCGAATATGGAGAAGGATTTTGAAGAAATAGCAGCTACGCATTCCATGGACTATGAATTTGCTTATCCAAATGAGCGGAAGCGTTCTGCTATATTTGTTTCTAAAGAGCCTCACTGTTTGATGGAGCTTTTATGGGAATGGCAAAATGGTGATTTAGATACGGACATAGTAGTTGTTATTAGTAATCACGAGGATGCTCGTCCATTTGTGGAAGCATTAGGAATTCCGTATCATTATATTCCTGCGAACAAAGATATTCGAAAACAAGTAGAAGAAGAGCAAATCCGCCTTATGGAAGAATACAATGTGGATCTATTAATCCTTGCGCGCTATATGCAAATATTGACGCCTGATTTTGTGCGCCACTTTGAAAATAGAATTATTAATATTCACCATTCCTTCTTACCAGCATTTATCGGAGCTGGCCCATATGAACGTGCTTTTGAGCGTGGTGTGAAGCTAATTGGTGCTACTTCTCATTATGTAACGAATAATCTGGATGAAGGTCCAATTATTGAACAAGATGTAGAACGAGTAGACCACCGAGACGATGTGACGGATTTAAAGAAAATTGGTCGCAAAATCGAACGTCGAGTTCTCGCAAAAGCAGTAAAATGGCATTTAGAAAATAGAATCATCGTACAAGATAATAAAACCATTGTGTTTCATTAA
- a CDS encoding LysM peptidoglycan-binding and 3D domain-containing protein has protein sequence MKVILFTVVFIFSFISVTYAAEPMGTLTETKSSIERFDIMKEHFEDAYDRQGASEELLEPKVYIVEEGDSLYEIAIEHNVPLDSLKEWNNLTDHTIHPKEELLVSNDQLANFTEPALAEGEMIVTATAYTAYCYGCSGTTAYGIDLRANPEEKVIAVDPSIIPLGTKVWVEGYGEAIAGDTGGAIKGKRIDVFIPSYDHAIEWGVKEIKLKIID, from the coding sequence ATGAAAGTCATATTATTTACAGTAGTATTTATTTTTTCGTTTATTTCGGTAACGTATGCAGCAGAACCTATGGGTACTTTAACTGAGACTAAATCTAGTATAGAACGTTTCGACATAATGAAGGAGCATTTTGAAGATGCTTATGATAGGCAAGGAGCTTCAGAAGAATTACTTGAGCCAAAGGTATACATAGTGGAAGAAGGAGACAGTCTTTACGAGATTGCCATCGAACATAATGTGCCGTTAGATTCTCTGAAGGAATGGAATAATCTCACGGATCATACAATTCACCCGAAGGAAGAGCTCCTTGTAAGTAATGATCAACTAGCGAATTTTACAGAGCCTGCTTTAGCAGAGGGTGAAATGATTGTCACAGCAACGGCTTATACAGCATACTGTTACGGCTGCTCTGGCACAACCGCTTATGGGATCGATCTACGTGCCAACCCGGAAGAGAAAGTAATTGCGGTAGATCCAAGTATTATTCCACTTGGCACAAAGGTGTGGGTAGAAGGCTACGGTGAGGCGATTGCTGGTGATACAGGTGGGGCAATTAAAGGAAAGCGAATTGACGTTTTCATTCCATCCTACGATCATGCAATCGAATGGGGAGTAAAAGAGATTAAGCTTAAAATTATCGATTGA
- the hutI gene encoding imidazolonepropionase codes for MTLLIKNANQVITLKSTSQTARTGKEMSELHIIENGCVLIEGDRIVAVGSKENLQDQYADLIAQAEVIDAAGKVVMPGLVDAHTHLVFGGTRENEFQMRLNGATYMEIMNAGGGIHATTKKTRESSFEHLYEKTYVHLNDFLRHGITTVEAKSGYGLDWETEEKQLQVAKKLQENHVIDVVSTFMGAHAIPSEYKENPDAYVDLIINEMIPKVVEGELAEFNDVFCEKGVFTPEQSRKILLAGKEHGLIPKIHADEIEPYEGAELAAEVGAISAEHLLVASDQGIRDMAKAGTVAVLLPGTAFFLKAASARGRLMVDEGVPVAISTDFNPGSSPTISLPFIMNLACMNMGMTMEEVLTATTINAAYAINRGQEIGSLEAGKKADVLILNVANYQQLQYFYGMNHTQTVIKNGEVVVDNGVIIDLK; via the coding sequence ATGACTTTACTTATAAAAAATGCAAATCAAGTAATTACTCTAAAATCAACTAGTCAAACAGCAAGAACAGGAAAAGAAATGAGCGAGCTCCATATTATCGAAAACGGTTGTGTATTAATAGAAGGGGATCGAATTGTTGCAGTAGGTTCGAAGGAAAATCTTCAAGACCAATATGCAGATTTGATAGCACAAGCAGAAGTTATTGATGCTGCTGGAAAAGTGGTTATGCCAGGCTTAGTCGATGCGCACACACATCTAGTGTTTGGTGGTACTCGTGAAAATGAATTCCAAATGCGCTTAAATGGTGCAACCTATATGGAGATTATGAATGCGGGAGGTGGCATTCACGCAACGACGAAAAAAACGCGTGAATCATCATTTGAGCATTTATATGAAAAAACATATGTGCATCTAAACGATTTCCTGAGACACGGTATAACAACAGTAGAAGCGAAAAGTGGCTACGGTTTAGATTGGGAGACCGAGGAAAAACAGCTACAAGTAGCGAAGAAACTGCAAGAGAATCATGTTATCGATGTGGTGAGCACATTTATGGGAGCTCATGCCATCCCATCTGAATATAAAGAAAATCCGGATGCATATGTGGACTTAATAATTAATGAAATGATTCCAAAAGTGGTAGAAGGAGAGCTTGCAGAATTCAATGATGTCTTTTGTGAAAAGGGTGTTTTCACTCCAGAACAATCACGCAAAATTTTATTGGCTGGTAAAGAGCATGGATTAATCCCAAAAATTCATGCAGATGAAATTGAACCGTATGAAGGAGCAGAGCTAGCCGCAGAGGTAGGGGCAATTTCTGCAGAGCATTTATTAGTCGCATCTGATCAAGGGATACGTGACATGGCGAAGGCTGGAACGGTTGCGGTTTTATTACCTGGAACGGCATTCTTCTTAAAAGCCGCATCTGCAAGAGGGCGTTTGATGGTGGACGAAGGGGTGCCCGTCGCGATTTCTACAGACTTTAATCCAGGCTCATCACCAACGATTTCTTTACCATTCATTATGAACTTAGCTTGTATGAACATGGGAATGACGATGGAGGAAGTGCTGACTGCCACAACGATTAATGCAGCGTACGCGATTAATCGTGGCCAGGAAATTGGTTCACTTGAGGCTGGAAAAAAGGCAGATGTGCTTATTTTGAATGTAGCGAACTATCAGCAACTGCAATATTTCTACGGCATGAATCACACCCAAACAGTGATAAAAAATGGCGAAGTTGTAGTGGATAATGGAGTAATTATTGATCTTAAATAG
- a CDS encoding ABC transporter permease, with protein MTSKKQLFVWVFPFLVIILLFFIVPLLYMVISSFSNSDGFTLNQYETVLTNSYILQGFKNSITLSAVSALIALVVTLFAVYAIMRFSEPVREKVLIISNLTSNFSGIPLSFAFIVLLGNSGLFTLLFEKWGIDELSSFSLYSWSGLLLIYVYFQLPLSLMLLYPIYYVIQQQWKDAAALLGASTFQFWSKIGIPIMLPGIVGTFSVLFANAMGAYASAYALTGSNYNLVAIRIGALLSGDIFAQPELASAIAVLLGVTMITAMLLSEWSIKKTRRNL; from the coding sequence GTGACTTCTAAAAAACAATTGTTCGTGTGGGTATTCCCATTTTTAGTGATCATCTTATTGTTTTTCATCGTGCCACTTCTATATATGGTTATTTCTAGCTTTAGTAATAGTGATGGATTTACGTTGAATCAATATGAAACAGTACTTACTAATAGTTATATTTTGCAAGGGTTTAAAAATAGTATTACGCTGTCAGCTGTTTCTGCTTTAATTGCGTTAGTTGTAACGTTATTTGCTGTGTATGCTATTATGCGTTTTTCTGAGCCAGTTCGAGAGAAAGTATTAATTATTTCTAATTTAACGTCAAATTTCTCGGGTATTCCTTTATCATTTGCGTTTATTGTATTGCTTGGCAACAGTGGTTTGTTCACATTATTATTTGAAAAATGGGGAATTGACGAGCTTTCCTCTTTTTCCTTATATAGCTGGAGTGGTTTGTTGCTTATCTATGTTTACTTTCAATTACCACTTTCGCTTATGCTGTTGTATCCGATTTACTATGTAATTCAACAACAATGGAAGGATGCTGCGGCATTACTAGGAGCATCAACATTTCAATTTTGGTCCAAAATAGGAATTCCTATTATGCTTCCTGGTATTGTTGGGACGTTTAGTGTGTTGTTTGCGAATGCAATGGGGGCCTATGCTTCGGCGTATGCACTGACAGGAAGTAACTACAATTTAGTCGCGATACGAATTGGAGCATTGTTGTCAGGTGATATATTCGCACAACCAGAGCTTGCAAGTGCGATTGCAGTTTTGCTTGGCGTGACAATGATTACTGCAATGTTGTTAAGTGAGTGGAGTATTAAGAAAACTAGGAGGAATTTATAG
- the hutU gene encoding urocanate hydratase — protein sequence MENVLQNIKAPTGSQLTCKGWTQEAAMRMLMNNLDPEVAENPDELVVYGGIGKAARNWESYAQIIESLKTLENDETLIVQSGKPVAVFRTYEHSPRVLIANSNLVPAWANWEHFYELEDKDLMMYGQMTAGSWIYIGAQGILQGTYLSFVEAGKKVFGNADLRGKLILTGGMGGMSGAQPLAGKMAGAVILVVEVDKKRIERKIKEGYCDYLVEDLDEALELAKALQDKKEPASIGLVGNCADVYREIYERDIIPDFVTDQTSAHDPLNGYIPNHMSLAEALQLRKDDPKLYEQKSKQAMADHVQAMLDFQTSGAEVFDYGNNIRKYAQEMGVKNAFDFPGFVPAYIRPLFCEGKGPFRWAALSGDPEDIYKTDALAKEMFADDEGLVNWINMAQKMVKWQGLPARICWLGYGDRHRFALKVNEMVASGELKAPIVFGRDHLDSGSVASPNRETEGMKDGSDAVSDWPILNALVNTAGGASWVSVHHGGGVGMGYSQHAGQVLVADGTEMAAEKINRVLISDPGMGIVRHADAGYDIAIKTAQEKNVQMPMLKTKG from the coding sequence GTGGAAAATGTATTACAGAATATTAAAGCACCAACTGGAAGTCAGTTAACGTGTAAGGGATGGACTCAAGAGGCAGCAATGCGAATGCTTATGAACAACTTAGATCCGGAGGTAGCAGAAAATCCGGATGAGCTTGTTGTTTATGGGGGGATTGGGAAGGCAGCTCGTAATTGGGAGAGCTACGCACAAATTATTGAGTCATTGAAAACGTTGGAAAATGATGAAACATTAATAGTGCAATCAGGTAAGCCTGTCGCAGTATTCCGCACGTATGAGCATTCACCAAGGGTATTAATTGCAAACTCTAATTTAGTGCCTGCATGGGCAAACTGGGAGCATTTTTATGAATTAGAAGATAAGGATTTAATGATGTATGGACAGATGACCGCTGGTAGCTGGATTTACATTGGTGCTCAAGGTATATTACAAGGTACTTATTTGAGCTTTGTAGAAGCTGGCAAGAAAGTGTTTGGCAATGCAGATTTACGTGGGAAATTGATTTTGACTGGCGGTATGGGAGGCATGAGTGGCGCTCAACCATTAGCAGGAAAAATGGCGGGGGCAGTTATTCTAGTAGTAGAAGTAGATAAAAAACGTATTGAACGGAAGATAAAAGAAGGTTATTGCGATTATTTAGTAGAAGATTTAGACGAAGCATTAGAGTTGGCAAAGGCGCTCCAGGATAAGAAAGAACCCGCATCTATTGGACTTGTTGGAAACTGTGCAGATGTGTATCGAGAAATTTATGAACGAGACATTATACCAGATTTCGTAACGGATCAAACAAGTGCACATGATCCATTAAACGGATATATACCAAATCATATGTCCCTTGCAGAAGCACTACAATTACGCAAAGATGATCCGAAATTATATGAGCAAAAGTCTAAACAAGCAATGGCAGACCATGTGCAGGCAATGCTTGATTTCCAAACATCAGGTGCAGAGGTATTTGACTATGGAAACAACATCCGTAAGTATGCGCAAGAAATGGGCGTTAAAAATGCTTTTGATTTCCCAGGATTTGTACCTGCTTATATACGGCCATTATTCTGCGAAGGAAAAGGACCATTCCGTTGGGCTGCACTATCAGGTGATCCAGAGGATATTTATAAAACTGATGCACTGGCAAAAGAAATGTTTGCAGATGATGAAGGGCTAGTGAACTGGATTAATATGGCGCAAAAAATGGTGAAGTGGCAAGGGCTTCCTGCACGTATTTGTTGGCTTGGTTATGGTGATCGTCATCGTTTTGCTTTAAAAGTAAATGAAATGGTCGCTTCAGGTGAACTAAAAGCGCCAATTGTTTTTGGGCGTGATCATTTAGACTCTGGCTCTGTTGCATCTCCTAATCGTGAAACGGAAGGGATGAAGGATGGTTCGGATGCAGTTTCTGATTGGCCAATTTTAAATGCATTAGTGAATACAGCAGGTGGCGCAAGCTGGGTAAGCGTGCACCATGGTGGCGGAGTAGGCATGGGGTACTCCCAGCATGCTGGTCAAGTGCTCGTCGCTGATGGGACAGAGATGGCTGCAGAAAAAATTAATCGGGTATTAATATCAGACCCTGGTATGGGCATTGTGCGTCATGCAGATGCAGGCTATGATATCGCGATTAAAACGGCACAGGAAAAGAATGTTCAGATGCCAATGTTAAAAACAAAAGGATGA
- a CDS encoding 3D domain-containing protein: MKVRSILLVLLFVFTTNSVTHASELFVVATNDAELSISPDLIEERSIIEETFDVHFQDALNLWAELDVEPEPQTYTVVKGDNLYRIAEAHDISLAALISWNGLTTDLIHPDDVLIVSGDEEDVVELAQLEPVKRVASSSNVENSTIEASQPVVSAPPTEEGTEMIVTATAYTAYCEGCSGTTAYGIDLRANPDQKVIAVDPRIIPLGSKVWVEGYGEAIAGDTGGAIKGNKIDVFIPTYESAMQWGVKKVKIKVID; this comes from the coding sequence TTGAAAGTTAGAAGTATATTGTTGGTACTGTTATTCGTATTTACGACGAATTCTGTCACGCATGCATCTGAGCTTTTTGTTGTCGCCACTAATGACGCAGAATTATCGATCTCTCCTGATCTAATAGAAGAGAGATCAATCATAGAAGAGACATTTGACGTACATTTCCAGGATGCATTAAATCTTTGGGCAGAATTAGATGTGGAACCTGAGCCTCAAACGTATACCGTTGTGAAGGGGGATAACTTGTATAGGATTGCTGAAGCGCACGATATTTCCTTGGCAGCTCTTATCAGTTGGAATGGTCTTACGACTGATTTAATTCATCCTGATGATGTACTAATCGTAAGCGGTGATGAGGAGGACGTGGTAGAGCTCGCTCAGTTGGAGCCAGTGAAACGTGTTGCATCATCGTCCAATGTGGAAAATTCTACGATTGAGGCTTCTCAACCAGTTGTTTCAGCCCCTCCTACAGAGGAGGGGACGGAGATGATTGTAACAGCGACAGCCTATACAGCATACTGCGAAGGTTGTTCTGGAACGACCGCTTATGGAATTGACTTACGTGCAAATCCCGATCAAAAGGTAATTGCAGTAGATCCTCGAATCATTCCACTTGGTTCAAAAGTTTGGGTGGAAGGCTACGGAGAAGCAATTGCTGGTGATACTGGTGGTGCTATTAAAGGGAATAAAATCGATGTATTTATTCCAACATATGAGAGTGCTATGCAGTGGGGAGTTAAAAAGGTAAAGATTAAAGTAATCGATTAA